Proteins from a genomic interval of Bos mutus isolate GX-2022 chromosome 15, NWIPB_WYAK_1.1, whole genome shotgun sequence:
- the IL10RA gene encoding interleukin-10 receptor subunit alpha — MLSHQIVKLVALLSLLLGSRAHELPRPPSAWFEAEFFHHVLYWTPIPNQSESTYYEVELLRYGVEPTSWKSIQRCSQMLMMSCDVTVETLDLYRSNGYRARVRAVDGSQRSNWTSPNTRFSMDEVTLTVASVKLEVHNGNIVGAIQLPRPEVAPEGDTYENIFHNFREYQIEVRKAPGHYESHGKVKNESFKLPIPRGVGEFCIRVKPSVGSRVNKEVWSKEECILLTSQYFTVTNISIFLTFVLLLYGALAFCLTFQLYVRRRGKLPAVLVFKKPSPFNLISQFSHPETQDTVHTLDEEAFPKVTPELRNSDMHGSTDSGFGSAKPSLQTEEPQFLLPASDPQAGGTLEKGMPQELENSCGSAGSSNSADSGICLPDPRLCPGTEPSWEPQVGSDSRDREDSGIGLVQNSRGQPEDAQGGSASGHVSPLGPEEPVEEDSVAGAFQGYLKQTQCPEEKAAQAGGLEEESSSTEDLDPQFRTCLDTEAGWPLPALAKGYVQQDPPEMILAPLQTPEEQWDRPTEDWSFLGLTSCGDLGTSDWSFAHDLAPLDCVPAPGGLLGSFDSDLVTLPLITSLQSNE; from the exons ATGCTGTCGCACCAGATAGTGAAGCTGGTGGCGCTCCTCAGCCTGCTCCTCGGCTCTCGCGCGCACG AACTGCCCAGACCTCCATCTGCGTGGTTTGAAGCAGAGTTTTTCCACCACGTCCTCTACTGGACACCCATTCCAAATCAGTCTGAAAGTACCTATTATGAAGTGGAACTCCTGAG GTATGGAGTAGAGCCCACCTCCTGGAAGTCCATCCAGAGGTGTAGCCAGATGCTGATGATGTCCTGTGATGTCACTGTGGAGACCCTGGACCTGTATCGCAGCAATGGTTACCGGGCCAGAGTCCGGGCAGTGGACGGAAGCCAGCGTTCCAACTGGACCTCTCCTAACACCCGCTTCTCCATGGATGAAG TGACTCTGACGGTTGCCAGCGTGAAGCTCGAGGTGCACAACGGTAACATCGTTGGGGCCATCCAGCTCCCCAGGCCCGAGGTGGCCCCTGAAGGCGACACGTATGAAAACATCTTCCACAATTTCCGGGAGTACCAGATTGAGGTTCGCAAGGCACCAGGACACTATGAG tcccatgGCAAGGTCAAAAACGAAAGCTTCAAACTCCCAATCCCGAGAGGGGTGGGAGAGTTCTGCATCAGGGTGAAACCGTCTGTGGGCTCCCGAGTAAACAAGGAGGTCTGGTCCAAGGAGGAGTGCATCCTGCTCACCTCGCAGT ATTTCACAGTGACCAACATCAGCATCTTTCTCACCTTCGTCCTGCTGCTCTATGGAGCCCTGGCCTTCTGTCTGACCTTCCAGCTGTATGTGCGGCGCCGGGGGAAGCTGCCTGCTGTCCTG GTCTTCAAGAAGCCCAGTCCCTTCAACCTCATCAGCCAGTTTTCCCACCCAGAGACCCAAGATACCGTCCACACCCTGGACGAGGAGGCCTTCCCCAAGGTGACTCCGGAGCTGAGGAACTCAGACATGCACGGCAGCACCGACAGTGGCTTCGGCAGTGCCAAGCCGTCACTGCAGACCGAGGAGCCCCAgttcctcctccctgcctccgACCCCCAGGCCGGGGGGACTCTGGAAAAGGGGATGCCCCAGGAGTTGGAGAACAGCTGTGGTAGTGCAGGTAGTAGCAACAGTGCAGACAGCGGGATCTGCTTGCCAGATCCCCGCCTGTGTCCCGGCACGGAGCCCAGCTGGGAGCCACAGGTGGGGAGCGACAGCCGGGACCGGGAGGACAGTGGCATTGGCCTGGTCCAGAACTCTAGGGGACAGCCTGAGGATGCTCAGGGTGGCTCAGCTTCAGGCCATGTGAGTCCCCTGGGACCTGAGGAGCCTGTGGAAGAAGACTCAGTGGCAGGGGCCTTCCAGGGCTACCTGAAGCAGACCCAGTGCCCAGAGGAGAAGGCAGCCCAGGCAGGCGGCCTGGAAGAAGAGTCTTCCTCAACAGAGGACCTTGACCCCCAATTCAGGACGTGCCTGGATACTGAGGCGGGCTGGCCTCTACCAGCCCTGGCCAAGGGCTATGTGCAACAGGACCCCCCAGAAATGATTCTTGCTCCTTTGCAGACCCCTGAAGAACAGTGGGACCGACCAACTGAGGACTGGTCATTTCTGGGCTTGACCAGCTGTGGCGACCTTGGCACATCTGACTGGAGCTTTGCCCATGACCTTGCCCCTCTGGATTGTGTGCCGGCCCCGGGCGGTCTCCTGGGCAGTTTTGACTCAGACCTGGTCACCCTGCCACTGATCACCAGCCTGCAGTCAAATGAGTGA